From the genome of Dermacentor andersoni chromosome 3, qqDerAnde1_hic_scaffold, whole genome shotgun sequence:
AAAACCTCTCTTTGCTCCTTTCCAGAAACAGATGTCATGGGACATCCTGTGGCAACTTAAGTTGTAGATGTCCGATAAATCTGAAGAAATTCGGAAAGTGAAAACACCACCTTGGTGGTGGTTCTGCTGTAAATTCTGTTTCCTTTAGAAATGATAGTTTGCAAGATATTAGTCAACACAATGCTTCAGGAGATTTTTGTGCTAATAAAAGCACTAAAGTGTTGTTTCACCAGAGAAAAGGGCAAATGGGCCATAGATTGACAGTGGGCATATGTACTAAAAAAGCCATAGATTGCACAAAACAAGGACATTTTTCAATTGTCACTGTGTTGACAGATGTGTTGGGCACACCTTATCGTGCACAGATGCCGTGAGCTCGTGCGCCTCAACGCTGTCCTACAGGAGCACCTGCAGATCGCAACACGCACCAATGCAGATCTCGCAAGCGAGGTTCACAAGCTCACCAAGGAATGGTGGCAACTGAACCGCTCACAGTCTGCAGATCAGCCACAGGTGGGTGTTGTGATTCCCTGCTACACTTGCAAAGTTGTAGTGCATCATTCCCACTTCTGGGATCTAGGATTTATTCCTAGATCTAGGGCTTCGGAACCAATTTGGCGATTTGGTGCCTTCGTGGCAATATCAGGCATGTTGAAAAGATGCGGCTTCCAGTTGGAGTCGTCGTTCTGGTTGGCCTGCAGCAACCAGtattgagatccatcgacgaaaagtactCAGCAGTGCAGAGCCTGTCTAATGCATTGTCTATCTATGATCCTAATGCAAGTATACGTCCTTTTCATGACTTTTTTTCAAGCGGCAATAAGTGACGCAAAAGTGCAGGGTTCCATCCTTCTTCACTAAGACCACAGGAGACGCCCGCGGGCTTTACAACAGCTGGATAATatcgttgcgcagcattttgtcAGCTTGTTGCCTTACAGCTCCTCGTCCTTGCAGTGAAattctgtaagggctctggcagagtggtcgagtAGATTCTTAAGTTATTATACGATGCTGTGCAACTGGTGTTGAATCCTCGATATCGAAAAGCAGTCAGCGTCGTTGGAGAAGACTTACGAGCTGTTGCCGCTTACCAATGGGGAGACTTGGATCTATGTCGTAGACTGATTCGGGAACTATGGTTTTTGAGGAAGACGCAGCAGAATTGGAGAGGACAAGTGCATTGCTGCTGTCCACAATTTCCCCGaggtatgcgatcgtcgtgcccttgttgacgtgcttgaactcctggctgaagttggtcagcatcactttcgcttttcctccatgcagtagAGCAATCCCTTTGCGCCACAAATTTTAGGGCCGAGCAGTAGACGTTTGTCACCCTCAATGACTCCTACGTCTGCAAGTGTTTAATTGCCGATGAAAATGACGATCCTAGAGTGATGCAGCatgctgacttgatcttcgagcgcACTTCTGGCATGACAACTACAAGAGTTCTCAGGCGGTAGCACTTGATCTTCGGATAGCGTTATGGACTTCGATTTCAGGTCACTGATTGTGCTATGTTGGTTCAGGAAATCCATGAATCCGCGGCGACACGGCAAGAGGAtggagcacaccaacatgattatgatcagtggcaacgacTTCGTCATCTTGATAAGACGCGACTGGCATTAAGAACGCAGGATAAAGAACGGTAACACAGCACCAATCTGTcggcagacgaaggaaaaagcatGCGAGCATGCAGAGGGCAGCAGCGGTGGAGGCCCAGTCCAGCCCCGGCAACTCCGCTGCTTCGGTGGGagaggtaattagcgccatccaTCAAGCTGGTAGAAAGCAAATCTGCTTCCCTCCCACCCTTCCATGCAACTACGCTGTCATCGCCCTCCCTCTCACCTCCCTCATAACTCCTTCAGCTTTGACGGTCTTCGCATGAGCGTATCTTCGCACCAGCCTGGCACCAGCTTAGCCTGCTCCCTAAAGTTTCGTTTTCCGCCATTATCGAAAAACGAGTGTTGGCCGTTgtgggcagtttcgtggtcctcactCGCTGTGTCCTTGCGTGCCGCAATGTTCCACGAATCGCACTGTTCGTGCATCATGCTATGGTGCACGATTGCTTCAAGAACAAGACCTTTTAATTCCAACTCTTCTTAATTAGAACGAATTCTTGCGCCCCTTCGAGTTTGAGTTATCGCGATTCGACTGTATGTGTTCAAGGacgaagtcggcgacatcggttacACAGCTTGTTGGGAGAGCCCGAATGATCGCCTACCGGGTTATGCGGTCGGTAGTGATGGTTATCCACTTATTTCCACAGGCAGGTAGGGAGAAAGAGCCAATAATGTCAAGACCAAACCTAAAGAATAGCTCTGATAGTACGTCAAGGGGCTGAAGGTAGCCTGCTGGGAGCACTGCTGGTTTCTTTTGGTGCTCGCATTGTTCATAAGCAGCGACGTAATGGCAGACGGAAGAGTAAATACCCGGCCAAACGAAGCGATGCCGATACGGTCGTACATGGCTCTGAGGTGACCTGCGGTAGGAACATTGCGTAGCTATGCAAGTACCGTTGGACACGTGTGTGGGAATAGCCAAAGCAGTTCAGGACCATCATGGCGCATGTTGTAACGGTGCAAGATACCATCCTGCATGACAAACATGCACAGGGACGGGGAAAGTGTCTCAGAAGTCAGCCAGAGAATTACGTCTTCCAAGTAGGGGTCACGGCGTTGCTCATTTTCGATGTTCTGAAGCCCAGTAAGTGACAGCATGCAGGTATACTTGTAGCTGTTGGGAAACTCCGGTGGGTCTAGTGGATGGCGCAACAAGCAATCAGCGTATTCTTACAATTGGCCACTCTTGTCACTTGTCAAAGCATCTTGTCGACTTCCTTCTGTATCACTTGGCGCCCAAAAAGGGAGGCGCGATAGGGCTGTCAGTGAGTTGGGCTGGCATTGCCTGTGTGTATGTGATGTTTCACGACCAACGTTTGACCCAGTAGCCAGTCATCGAGATCAAAAATGTCCCACTACGAGGCGACAAGGAAACAATGTACGTCCGCATGGTTGTCCGGAAGGTTGGGTGCGATCATTGTCGTGGAAGGTTCTCATACTTGagttgtttgaagccagaaggacaaagtttagggaAATCCATGCACTAACCATTTCCATGTTGGTTTAAcccgcttgcagctcccataCACACTAGTTTCACATTTCCCTCTAGCAATTTTTCCACGAAACTATGGTGCCAGGGTCAGGCACCTCTCCCTGTGCACATAGGAAAAGCCAGAGGACGAGTGATTTGCCCTCTTTGCACTCGAAACTAGTGTGGTGCACCATTTACGTTACAGGTGTTGGTGCCTGAGTCTGAGGCGCGCGCTGTCCG
Proteins encoded in this window:
- the LOC140216530 gene encoding uncharacterized protein; this translates as MANKFHVPFSCVQMPSQTCNLLASALAQCPCRQQVSQDEPEQQQPADLPSALAALEAERQRCRELVRLNAVLQEHLQIATRTNADLASEVHKLTKEWWQLNRSQSADQPQVGVVIPCYTCKVVVHHSHFWDLGFIPRSRASEPIWRFGAFVAISGMLKRCGFQLESSFWLACSNQY